The DNA window AGAGCGGATCGACGACACCACGCAGGAATTCCCCCGCGTCGACGAACGCCTGGTCGGCCGGCCCTATCGATACGGATATGCGGTCGGCTACTCCCCGGCCGCCGCCGATACCGCCGATACGATCCTCAAACACGATCTCGAGGCACGACAGGTCCAGTCAGTCGGCTTTGGGACAGGCCGCGAACCCGGCGAGTTCGTCTTCGTCCCGTCCAGCGCTGAGGCCGCCGAGGACGACGGCATGGTGATGGGATTCGTGTACGACAACTCCACCGATCGCAGTGACCTCGTGCTGCTCGACGGGCAGACCATGGAAACGGTCGCGACGGTGCACCTTCCGGCCCGGGTGCCGCACGGCTTTCACGGCAACTGGGTACCGACACAGGGATAAAGTCGCCGCATGGGTGTGGATGCTCCGCGCGGCGCCGAGTGGCATTGGCTGTGGATGGTCTACGTCGTGGGCGTCTGCGGGGCGGCTATGTTCGCGGTGGTCGTGCTCGATCATCGCTTTCCGGGGAACATGGCCGTAGCCACCGGCGCGATCGCAGGGATGATGCTCTGCGTGGTGACATTGGGCCGAAGAGTCTTCATTCTGCCTGAAAATAGCTGGGGTGCAGTATTATTCGTCGGATTGGTAGTGGCTCTGTGGACCCTCGCGCTGTGGGCATCACCGGTCGCGGTGGCAGCGGTTCCGACGATCTACCCACTTGTGTTCGCGACATTGACACTGCGCGTCGCCTTGGTGATCACCACGGCGATCAACCTGATCCCCGTGGCGTTGGTGTTAGTCAGGGAAGGGATTCGGTCACCGGATCTCGGTATTGCCATTGCCTTCACGCTCATTGGGGTGATCATCGCGCCAGTGATCGGCACCGTGATCATCACGTCGATGCGCCAACGTAGACAGCTGGCGGCACTGGTGGCCGAACTCGCTGCCACCCGCGCCGAGAGCGCCCGCCTGTCGCGAGAGGCGGGCACCGCCGCCGAACGGGAACGACTGGCCCGCGAGATCCACGACACGCTAGCCCAGGGGTTCACCAGCATCGTCATGCTCGCCCAGGCTGTCGAGCCCGAGTTGGAAAGCGATACCGCGGCGGCGAAGCGGCACGTCGAGTTGATCGGTGCCACCGCACGGGAGAACCTCGCTGAAGCGCGGGCGATGGTGGCCGAACTCACTCCGAGCC is part of the Mycolicibacterium tusciae JS617 genome and encodes:
- a CDS encoding sensor histidine kinase; protein product: MGVDAPRGAEWHWLWMVYVVGVCGAAMFAVVVLDHRFPGNMAVATGAIAGMMLCVVTLGRRVFILPENSWGAVLFVGLVVALWTLALWASPVAVAAVPTIYPLVFATLTLRVALVITTAINLIPVALVLVREGIRSPDLGIAIAFTLIGVIIAPVIGTVIITSMRQRRQLAALVAELAATRAESARLSREAGTAAERERLAREIHDTLAQGFTSIVMLAQAVEPELESDTAAAKRHVELIGATARENLAEARAMVAELTPSPLEETLPAAIQRQCDRLAAEIDATVTVDIADDLPPQSMAADVVLLRATQEAFANIRKHAHASTVAVELSPSDSGVRLTVTDNGVGLNDGQTDGFGLRGMRSRVAQAGGAMTVSSAAGGGTTLSVEVPS